Proteins from one Bradyrhizobium roseum genomic window:
- a CDS encoding efflux RND transporter permease subunit, with amino-acid sequence MDRLVAFAVSRRYLMVGMFITVLAGGLIAFRQLNIEAYPDPTPPMVDIVTQSPGLSSEEIERYITIPIETQVAGIKNLRTIRTISLYGLSDVKLQFSFDYTYEEALQQVLNRLSQLAPLPGNAQPTISPLSPTGEIFRYRLTGPPNYSVLDLKTLQDWVLQRRFRAVPGVVDVTGWGGKTKTYELQVDFNRLVANSLTLPQVLQAVSNANINVGGNTVNIGAQSAVVRGVGLIRSIDDLNNTMVSQSGGNPVLVRDIAQVTIGEKPRLGIAGLDQDDDIVQGIVLMRRGEQSSPTIARVEKLVHEINTSSILPPGVKIERIYDRKDLIDVTTHTVLHNMVVGIILIVLLQWIFLGDLRSALIVGATIPFALFFAVIILVLRGESANLLSVGAIDFGLIVDATVIMVEAIFRRLTQTTAPSAAEQSHISFETTMGMKSHAILSAAADVSRSIFFAAAIIIAAFLPLFTLSGVEGNIFGPMARTYAYALAGGLLATFTVTPALSAIILPSHLHEAETWVVKQLDRVYLPVLHWAIANRKIVLSGAVVLVVTTIVLARFLGLEFLPKLEEGNLWIRATLPPTISLQEGNAYVNEMRRMIRARPEVESVVSQHGRPDDGTDAAGLFNAEFFAPLKPNSQWPATRDKDELTAQLLAQLQEKFPGVEFNFSQYLQDNVSEAVSGVKGENSIKLYGNDLQALTDTANKIKSVLATVQGVTDLAVFTSLGQPTIQIDVDRARAARYGLSPGDINATIKVAVGGDAAGDLYEPGSDRHFSIIVRLAPEYRKSAEAIHNLRIGVAGQGGAIAQIPLSEVASINLISGAAYIYREGQERYLPIKFSVRNRDLGSAIKEAQDKVAAQVQLPPGSRVEWVGEFGNLQDAIKRLSIVVPISLALIGVLLFFNFGSMVDTLLAMSVIPMAIFGGVLGLFIFDIPFSVSAAIGFIALFGIAVMDGIIILSQYNQLIDEGFERVHAVIRAGELQLRPVLMTCVVAGVGLLPAAVSEGIGSQVQKPLAVVVVTGMMLAPIVILVTLPVLISVFSRRAR; translated from the coding sequence ATGGATCGCCTGGTCGCCTTCGCCGTCAGCCGCCGCTATTTGATGGTGGGCATGTTCATCACCGTGCTGGCCGGTGGCCTGATCGCGTTCAGGCAGCTCAACATCGAGGCCTATCCCGACCCGACCCCGCCGATGGTCGACATCGTGACGCAAAGTCCGGGCCTGTCGTCGGAAGAGATCGAGCGCTACATCACGATCCCGATCGAGACCCAGGTCGCCGGCATCAAGAACTTGCGCACCATCCGAACCATCTCGCTGTACGGCTTGTCCGACGTCAAGCTGCAGTTCTCGTTCGACTACACCTATGAGGAGGCGCTGCAGCAGGTCTTGAACCGCCTGTCGCAGCTCGCGCCGTTGCCGGGCAACGCGCAGCCGACCATCTCGCCGCTCAGTCCGACCGGCGAGATTTTTCGTTACCGCCTGACGGGCCCGCCGAACTACAGCGTGCTCGACCTCAAGACGTTGCAGGACTGGGTGTTGCAGCGCCGTTTCCGCGCCGTGCCCGGTGTCGTCGACGTCACCGGCTGGGGCGGCAAGACCAAGACCTACGAGTTGCAGGTCGACTTCAACAGACTGGTCGCCAACAGCCTGACGCTGCCGCAGGTGTTGCAGGCGGTTTCCAACGCCAACATCAATGTCGGCGGCAACACGGTCAATATCGGCGCGCAATCCGCCGTGGTCCGCGGCGTCGGCCTGATCCGCTCGATCGACGACCTCAACAACACCATGGTGTCGCAGTCCGGCGGCAACCCGGTGCTGGTCCGCGACATCGCGCAGGTCACAATCGGCGAAAAGCCGCGGCTCGGCATCGCCGGCCTCGACCAGGACGACGACATCGTGCAGGGCATCGTGCTGATGCGCCGCGGCGAACAGAGCTCACCGACCATCGCCCGGGTCGAAAAGCTCGTTCACGAGATCAACACTTCTTCGATCCTGCCACCTGGCGTCAAGATCGAGCGGATCTACGACCGCAAGGACCTGATCGACGTCACCACCCATACGGTGCTGCACAACATGGTGGTCGGGATCATCCTGATCGTGCTGCTGCAGTGGATATTCCTTGGCGATCTCCGCAGCGCGCTGATCGTTGGCGCTACGATTCCGTTCGCACTGTTTTTCGCCGTCATCATCCTGGTGCTGCGCGGCGAATCCGCCAATCTGCTGTCGGTCGGCGCGATCGATTTCGGCCTGATCGTCGATGCCACCGTGATCATGGTGGAGGCGATCTTCCGGCGGTTGACGCAGACCACGGCGCCGTCGGCTGCCGAGCAGAGCCACATCTCCTTCGAGACCACGATGGGGATGAAGAGCCACGCCATTCTGTCGGCTGCCGCTGACGTGTCGCGTTCGATCTTCTTCGCCGCCGCCATCATCATCGCCGCCTTCCTGCCGCTGTTCACGTTGAGCGGCGTCGAAGGCAACATCTTCGGGCCGATGGCGCGGACCTATGCCTACGCGCTGGCGGGTGGCCTGCTGGCGACGTTCACCGTGACGCCGGCGCTGAGCGCGATCATCCTGCCGTCGCATCTGCATGAAGCCGAGACCTGGGTCGTGAAGCAGCTCGACCGGGTCTATCTGCCGGTGCTGCACTGGGCCATCGCCAACCGGAAGATCGTGCTGTCAGGTGCGGTCGTCCTCGTCGTGACGACGATCGTGCTGGCGCGATTCCTCGGGCTGGAATTCCTGCCCAAGCTGGAAGAAGGTAATTTGTGGATCCGCGCTACGCTGCCGCCGACCATCTCGCTGCAGGAGGGCAACGCCTATGTCAACGAGATGCGCCGGATGATCCGCGCGCGTCCCGAGGTGGAATCGGTGGTGTCGCAACACGGCCGCCCCGACGACGGCACCGACGCCGCAGGCCTTTTCAACGCCGAATTCTTCGCGCCATTGAAGCCCAACAGCCAATGGCCCGCCACCCGCGACAAGGACGAATTGACCGCGCAGTTGCTGGCGCAGCTGCAGGAAAAATTCCCCGGCGTCGAGTTCAACTTCTCGCAATATCTGCAGGACAACGTCTCGGAGGCGGTGTCGGGCGTCAAGGGCGAGAACTCGATCAAGCTCTACGGCAACGACCTGCAGGCGCTGACCGACACCGCCAACAAGATTAAATCCGTGCTCGCGACCGTGCAGGGCGTCACGGATCTTGCGGTGTTCACCTCGCTCGGCCAGCCGACCATCCAGATCGATGTCGACCGCGCGCGTGCGGCACGCTACGGCCTGTCGCCCGGCGACATTAACGCCACCATCAAGGTCGCGGTCGGCGGCGATGCCGCCGGCGATCTTTACGAGCCCGGCAGCGACCGGCATTTCTCGATCATCGTCAGGCTAGCGCCCGAATACCGCAAGAGCGCGGAGGCGATTCATAATTTGCGGATTGGCGTCGCCGGGCAGGGGGGCGCGATCGCGCAGATCCCGCTCAGCGAAGTCGCCTCGATCAATCTGATCTCGGGCGCCGCCTACATCTATCGCGAAGGACAGGAACGGTATCTGCCGATCAAGTTCTCGGTCCGAAACCGCGACCTCGGCAGCGCCATTAAGGAGGCGCAGGATAAGGTCGCGGCCCAGGTCCAGCTTCCGCCTGGATCGCGGGTCGAGTGGGTTGGCGAATTCGGCAATCTGCAGGACGCCATCAAGCGGCTGTCGATCGTGGTGCCGATCAGCCTCGCCTTGATCGGCGTGCTGCTGTTTTTCAATTTCGGTTCGATGGTCGACACGCTTCTGGCCATGAGCGTGATCCCGATGGCGATCTTCGGCGGCGTGCTCGGACTGTTCATCTTCGATATTCCGTTTAGCGTATCGGCGGCGATCGGCTTCATCGCGCTGTTCGGCATCGCCGTGATGGACGGCATCATCATCCTGTCGCAATACAACCAGCTCATCGACGAGGGGTTTGAGCGGGTCCACGCGGTGATCCGCGCCGGCGAACTGCAATTGCGGCCGGTGCTTATGACCTGCGTGGTGGCGGGCGTGGGCCTGCTCCCCGCCGCGGTGTCTGAGGGGATCGGTTCGCAGGTGCAAAAGCCGCTGGCGGTCGTGGTCGTCACCGGCATGATGCTGGCCCCGATCGTTATCCT